A region of Streptomyces sp. NBC_01788 DNA encodes the following proteins:
- a CDS encoding DUF4238 domain-containing protein — MSVPKLHHYVPQSYLARFGRGDMVRVRRRCPPKTYLANVKNVAAETGFYTITDENGLPSTAIEHELSGLEGQGLAALRRIDETGMPPAVGSDDRELLCLYLAVQFARTPRKRTGPLFGRNVTAYANGREVDMALMTEYLTRKHLGHPPREAEVQGAFDYYHGTRAMNGGNDPTHDEAVAVTFSSVRVCIPQYRARHWRLETCRKPIFLTSDAPLVLWRPETPEDAYRGFGLEGAHEIRFPVSPTAQLVLVPGHGTSAKEVSLSRVNSCNQDLADTCEQVVIGHPDRHAALDRVQLSERGPTLRFNTAPGFQENPDGTVEPMGKDILHLWTTRR; from the coding sequence GTGTCTGTGCCGAAACTCCATCACTACGTGCCGCAGAGCTATCTGGCACGATTCGGGCGAGGCGACATGGTCAGAGTGAGACGCCGGTGCCCGCCGAAGACGTACCTCGCCAACGTCAAGAACGTTGCTGCCGAGACCGGCTTCTACACGATCACGGACGAGAACGGCCTGCCCTCCACGGCCATCGAGCACGAGCTCAGTGGCCTGGAAGGGCAGGGGCTTGCCGCCCTGCGGCGAATAGACGAGACGGGAATGCCGCCGGCCGTCGGCAGCGACGACCGTGAGCTGCTCTGCCTCTACCTGGCTGTGCAGTTTGCCAGGACACCACGCAAGCGCACTGGTCCGCTCTTCGGGCGTAATGTCACCGCCTACGCAAACGGCCGGGAAGTCGACATGGCTCTCATGACCGAGTACCTCACGCGCAAGCATCTCGGTCACCCGCCACGGGAAGCCGAAGTCCAGGGCGCCTTCGACTACTACCACGGCACACGGGCGATGAACGGCGGCAACGACCCAACCCACGACGAAGCGGTCGCCGTGACCTTCAGCTCGGTCCGGGTGTGCATCCCGCAGTACCGTGCCCGGCACTGGCGCCTCGAGACCTGCCGCAAGCCGATCTTCCTCACCTCCGACGCACCCCTCGTGCTCTGGCGCCCGGAAACTCCGGAGGACGCCTACCGAGGGTTCGGCCTGGAGGGGGCTCACGAGATCAGATTCCCGGTCAGCCCCACAGCTCAGCTCGTCCTCGTCCCCGGCCACGGCACATCCGCGAAAGAGGTCAGCCTCAGCCGAGTGAACAGCTGCAACCAGGACCTCGCGGACACCTGCGAACAGGTCGTCATCGGGCACCCGGACCGGCACGCCGCGCTCGACAGGGTCCAGCTGAGCGAGCGCGGGCCCACGCTGCGCTTCAACACGGCCCCCGGCTTCCAGGAGAACCCGGACGGCACGGTAGAGCCCATGGGGAAGGACATCCTTCATCTCTGGACCACTCGCCGCTGA